Proteins encoded together in one Microcaecilia unicolor chromosome 3, aMicUni1.1, whole genome shotgun sequence window:
- the ZBTB12 gene encoding zinc finger and BTB domain-containing protein 12, whose product MASGVEVLRFQLPGHEAATLRNMNQLRSEERFCDVTIVADSLKFRGHKVILAACSPFLRDQFLLNPSSELQVSLMHSSKIVTDLLLSCYTGMLEFAVRDIVNYLTAASYLQMEHVVEKCRNALSQFIEPKINLKEEAGSGGIREVRTKGSSNAGIIAAKETGRVRMRSTQTNIKLEMSLDEDLEMKVEEDEEDEDDDNYDDQDDDAVSDICIVKVESALEVAHRQKQKQQQCIWLKESDEVVQQDESQVNSTVENASLEHSQQGVVKACYSFSEDIEGEGLLIIPSSFHEDREATASSSKCQSSGGGGGDVSGIVVNFGSRPLTSGTVKDVLRVGNPLKNLKCTKCEEVFQGVEKLVFHMRAHHFIFMCPRCGKQFNHSSNLNRHMNVHRGVKSHTCVICGKCFTQKSTLHDHMNLHSGERPYRCSYCDVRFAHKPAIRRHLKEQHGKTTAENVLEASVAESVMVASAGGSGVMDPNVAEINVVVR is encoded by the coding sequence ATGGCGTCTGGCGTTGAGGTCCTGCGTTTCCAGCTTCCGGGCCATGAGGCGGCGACACTTCGCAACATGAACCAGCTGCGCTCGGAGGAACGCTTCTGTGACGTGACCATTGTGGCCGACAGCCTCAAATTCCGAGGCCACAAGGTCATCCTGGCAGCCTGCTCCCCCTTCTTGAGAGACCAGTTCTTGTTGAACCCCTCTTCGGAGCTGCAGGTCTCCCTCATGCACAGTTCCAAGATTGTGACAGACCTCCTGCTCTCCTGCTATACAGGAATGTTGGAGTTTGCCGTCCGTGACATTGTGAACTATTTGACTGCCGCCAGCTACCTTCAGATGGAACACGTGGTAGAGAAGTGCCGCAATGCCTTGTCCCAATTCATTGAGCCCAAGATCAACCTGAAGGAGGAGGCTGGGAGTGGTGGCATACGGGAAGTCAGGACTAAAGGCAGCAGCAATGCCGGGATCATTGCAGCGAAGGAGACAGGCCGGGTCCGGATGAGATCCACCCAGACCAACATTAAGCTGGAGATGTCCCTGGATGAAGACTTGGAGATGAAGGTGGAAGAGGACGAGGAGGATGAAGATGACGATAACTACGACGACCAAGATGACGACGCTGTCTCCGACATTTGTATCGTGAAAGTAGAGTCCGCCCTGGAGGTGGCCCATCGGCAgaaacagaagcagcagcagtgcatcTGGTTGAAGGAATCAGATGAGGTGGTACAACAGGACGAGTCTCAGGTCAACTCTACGGTGGAGAACGCAAGCCTGGAGCACAGCCAGCAGGGGGTGGTGAAGGCCTGCTATAGCTTCTCAGAGGACATTGAGGGGGAGGGTTTGCTCATCATTCCCAGTAGTTTCCATGAGGATCGAGAAGCCACAGCTAGCAGTAGCAAATGCCAGAGcagcggaggaggaggaggggatgtCTCAGGAATCGTAGTCAATTTTGGTTCCCGGCCCTTGACCTCTGGCACCGTGAAGGACGTGCTGAGAGTGGGCAACCCCCTAAAGAACCTCAAATGTACCAAATGTGAAGAGGTCTTTCAAGGGGTGGAGAAGCTGGTCTTCCACATGCGGGCCCACCATTTCATCTTCATGTGTCCACGTTGCGGCAAACAGTTTAACCACAGTAGCAACCTCAACCGGCATATGAACGTCCACCGTGGGGTGAAGTCGCACACGTGTGTGAtctgtggcaagtgcttcacgcAGAAATCCACTCTCCACGACCACATGAACTTGCACAGTGGGGAAAGGCCGTACCGCTGCTCCTACTGCGACGTGCGCTTTGCCCACAAGCCTGCCATCCGCCGCCACCTGAAGGAGCAGCATGGCAAGACCACAGCAGAGAACGTCCTGGAGGCCAGCGTGGCTGAGAGTGTCATGGTGGCCAGTGCGGGTGGAAGTGGTGTGATGGATCCCAACGTGGCTGAGATTAACGTGGTGGtgcgctga